The proteins below come from a single Hugenholtzia roseola DSM 9546 genomic window:
- the alr gene encoding alanine racemase produces MFETSYIELSQSALSTNYAFLRRLVGEKVEISSVVKGNAYGHGIENFVPLAQACGIKHFSVFSADEAYKVWQVAEKNTDIMIMGMIANSEIEWAIQHKVQLYIFDLSRLEMALILAKKLNKKVYLHLELETGMNRLGLLEKELPKVFALLDKYCGFFALEGICTHYAGAESIANYVRIKQQIITYKKRIHAFQNQGKSYLLPKRYHTACSAAAISYPQTQMDLVRIGILQYGFFPTQETLIQYFKNNKTHQDPLKRVLSWKSQIMSIKEVEAGEFVGYGTSFLASRQMRIAIVPVGYAQGYSRSLSNQGRVLIRGERLAVIGVVNMNLMLIDLEKLDSAEIGDEVVLIGKQKDKEITVASFGELSNQLNYELLTRLPAYIPRKVVL; encoded by the coding sequence ATGTTTGAAACTTCTTATATAGAACTTAGTCAGTCGGCTTTATCTACCAACTACGCCTTTTTAAGACGGTTGGTAGGCGAAAAAGTAGAGATTTCCTCTGTCGTCAAAGGCAACGCCTATGGGCATGGCATCGAGAACTTTGTCCCTTTGGCACAAGCCTGCGGCATTAAGCACTTTTCCGTTTTTTCGGCAGACGAGGCATACAAAGTTTGGCAGGTGGCAGAAAAAAATACCGACATTATGATAATGGGTATGATAGCCAACAGTGAAATTGAATGGGCTATCCAGCACAAAGTCCAGCTTTATATTTTTGACCTCTCGCGCTTGGAAATGGCATTGATTTTAGCCAAAAAATTAAATAAAAAAGTCTATTTGCATTTAGAATTAGAAACAGGCATGAACCGTCTGGGGCTGCTTGAAAAAGAGCTACCCAAAGTCTTCGCGCTTTTAGATAAATATTGCGGCTTTTTCGCATTAGAAGGCATCTGCACGCACTATGCAGGTGCAGAAAGTATCGCCAACTACGTGCGTATCAAACAGCAAATTATCACCTACAAAAAGCGGATTCACGCCTTTCAGAATCAGGGCAAAAGCTATTTACTGCCCAAGCGTTATCATACGGCTTGTTCGGCGGCTGCCATTTCCTATCCGCAAACCCAAATGGATTTGGTGCGTATCGGTATCCTGCAATATGGCTTTTTTCCAACACAAGAAACGCTCATTCAATATTTTAAAAACAACAAGACCCACCAAGACCCTCTCAAACGTGTCCTCTCGTGGAAAAGTCAGATTATGAGCATCAAAGAAGTGGAGGCAGGCGAATTTGTAGGCTACGGCACGTCCTTTTTGGCAAGTCGTCAGATGCGTATTGCTATCGTTCCTGTGGGCTATGCACAAGGCTACAGCCGAAGCCTTAGTAATCAGGGCAGAGTCTTGATTCGTGGCGAAAGGTTGGCAGTGATTGGCGTGGTGAATATGAACTTGATGCTGATAGATTTGGAAAAATTGGACAGTGCCGAAATAGGCGACGAAGTAGTTTTGATAGGCAAACAAAAAGACAAAGAAATTACGGTAGCTTCTTTTGGAGAATTAAGTAACCAACTAAACTATGAACTCCTCACCCGCCTACCTGCCTACATTCCAAGAAAGGTAGTTTTGTGA